The sequence below is a genomic window from Desulfomicrobium macestii.
TCCTACGCATCAATACCAGAACCAAAAGCTTCAAGTTTGAAGAACTCGGCGAGCTGGCCGGTCTTGGAGGTCGTGCCCTGACCTCAAGAGTGGTCAATAAGGAAGTCCCGGCAAACTGTCACCCGCTTTCCGCCGAAAACAAGCTGATTTTCGCGGCCGGCGTGCTTGCCCCGACCAATGCAGCCAACTCCGGCCGCATTTCCGTCGGCGCCAAGTCGCCCCTGACCGGCGGCATCAAGGAGAGCAACTCCGGCGGACAGTTCGCGCACACCCTGCCCAAGCTCGATCTTCTGGCCGTCATCCTCGAAGACAAGCCCGAGGCCGGTTCCCCCATGCAGGAGATCTTCATCTCCGCCGACAAGGTCGTGTTCAAGGATTCTGCAGTGACCGGCATGCGCAACTACGCCGCCCAGGAAAAACTCCTGGCCGCTTACGGCGACAAGGCCGTTACCGCCCTGATCGGACCCGCCGGCGAGCAGTGCCTGTGCGCCTCCACCATCCAGTTCTCCGATCCCGAAGGACTGCCCTCCCGTTCCGCCGGTCGTGGCGGCCTGGGCGCGGTCATGGGTTCCAAGGGCGTCAAGGCCATCATCCTTGACGGCGACGCCAACGCCAAGACCGTCTATGGCAACGAGGAACTGTTCAAGGAAGCCCGCAAGGAATGGGTCGACGTGCTGCGCAATCATCCCGTTACCAGCCAGGGCCTGCCCGGATTCGGCACCGCCGTTCT
It includes:
- a CDS encoding aldehyde ferredoxin oxidoreductase N-terminal domain-containing protein — encoded protein: MKILRINTRTKSFKFEELGELAGLGGRALTSRVVNKEVPANCHPLSAENKLIFAAGVLAPTNAANSGRISVGAKSPLTGGIKESNSGGQFAHTLPKLDLLAVILEDKPEAGSPMQEIFISADKVVFKDSAVTGMRNYAAQEKLLAAYGDKAVTALIGPAGEQCLCASTIQFSDPEGLPSRSAGRGGLGAVMGSKGVKAIILDGDANAKTVYGNEELFKEARKEWVDVLRNHPVTSQGLPGFGTAVL